The DNA segment CGTCACCTCTTGGTGCACCACTAACAACGGCTTCTTCTTCTATTCCCTACCACGCTGTACTTGAATATAATATTGTCATAAGTGGTAGTACCCTTATTTAATATGCAGTCCCCAAATTtataatatacattatctctgcaaaaaaatgctgaaaaattcaattcaattacattaaattacttttaatataaagtatgcagaagcaaaaataaaagtaaaacactatcatcaaaacattatgaaaatatttcctgATTATTTTCAGTGGATCATTTAATCAGCAGTGACTATCGCCTTATAAAGGCCTGAGGTACATAAAGAAGCAATCTTCTCTCTCCAGGTGAGAGACCCGAGCCAGGAAGCCTGCGGTCGTCTCACTTTCCTTAAAGAGTGTAAGACCATAAAAGGCCTTCCACAAACCGCCGTGTGCAACCTGAACATCACACTTCCAGCAGTGAAAAAGGTAAGGTAGCGTTGAACTCACCATTCTCTGTTGTCACCTCCATAACCATTGTCATGGTTAGGGTAGTTTCGGCCCCAATAACAGTGatagaagaaagacagagaaagacttTGGCCAAACTGCCGCCACTGtgtcttttatctgtttaaaGCTTTTCTCTATGTATATCGGTTATCTATGCAGTGGATTCTTTGTTCATTGGCTGTTTCATTATGTTCCTACCTATCTTTTGATTTGGATGACATGCTTTTGGCTGAGGGCTTTTGTGCTGAAGGCTTTTTTTGATTATCAGGCTGGCTTTTCGTGGCTTCAGTttgctgtttttgctgctgAGTGTTGGCGCtttatacttttttctttctttttttttggttattgtttgtttggtctgtgttttgtttttttttgtttttttcatttgctgagTTTGCTAAAGTGGCTTCTCTTCTCAGTTGGAGCTTCTGTCACTCACTCCTTTTTCACACCCTGATGTTTCTTTTCCCCCTGCTTTCCATGTTATGTTACTCCCCCCTCCGTTTCTGCAATGCATCTTGGGAACCAGGAAATGGAGTCAGATGCCGAGGATGAGGTAAACCACACCCTCCCCACCATGTGCTCTGCGCTAGATCTATAGTGGCCCTGCTCTGCTCATCATAGCCTTCTTTCCGCTTCTACAAGGGCAATAAAAGCTTTCCTTGTTCAAAGCAACCTTTAGCTGCTCAGTTTTGCATGACATGACATTGTAGATATGAAAACATATCTGTTTTATCCTTATCCTTTGCGCTCTACAGTATGTGATATAAGTGGCTTTGGAGTTTAGATATACTTACATTGTTCTTTAGTCAAgatttaactttattaacattaGCTTAAATTGATTATAAGTACTTATAAGGTAGAGTTTGTAGCCTTATCATGACTAACTCAAGCTAATGTGCTTAGCTTGGCAACACCTATTGTAAGCACTTAACTAAAGATTGCAGTGCAGTGATACTCCTTAAAGAAGAATTTGCTGCCATTTTATACAACTGTTTAAAATGGGCTTTGTTCTTATGTTAATACCAACTAATGCGGACTATTGGGTTTGCTTTAATTTGACATTATAAGGTCCAAATGTTGCTCATTTGGCAGCACTATACACTGTAGGGTGACCTAGAACTGATAggattttgtgttgtttactATTGTTGCAGACTGAAAAGCCAGAGCGACGTCATACCTTTGCATCCCTAGCCTTACGTAAGCGCTACAGCTATCTGGCCGAGCCTGCACTGAgtgagtttgacattttcactaACAAAACCCTTTGATGAATAATAACAATGCAAATTTTCGTGGATAAGTTAGTTTACAGCATTAACAGTTTTAATTAACCTGTAAGATGCGTTATCAATATGTAGATAGATGTGACTTACTTACTGTAATAAATGCATATTTCTCATCCTACATAACTTGCACTGTCCACATGCTTGATAACAACATGGTACATATTTTTGCATGGGTCAATGAGTGGTTTTTAAGTTTTCGTGCTGTGCTTGCTCACGTTGTGAGTTGTACTTTTTCTGGGTTTGTTTCCACTGCTGAGTTGTAGATGTCAAAATGCAGCAACATCAAAAATTTTTCTATGACTTCCCAACACAATGTGAATTGGCATTTTGGAAGGAGGTCAAAgtaaaattttatttgtttttcatttgtccCTTCTGAGTTTAAAGCTGTTTTTGGCTTTGTGATGATGTAGCAGCTTTTTTTGTGGGACAAAAATGCATGGTAGGAGGTCTTGAGTTTGAGCTCTTTCAGGtgtgtcttttcagttttttctcactctctgcttGTCACCACTTCTTGTCGACCTTGCATGACAAAATGGGAAAcacattttgtcatattttgttCGTTATGTAATAAACGGAAAATGGAAACTTCTGCAGCCCATGGCTCTATTGTATCATAGTGTCTTTGGGGAATCTGTCATTATGTAATTTTTGGACCAAACAGATAAAAGGCACTTTAAAAAGCGGATTGAAATTAGAGCCAGAATCCATACAATGTTTTAGAACATCTAAAGTCCAAAGAGAGAAGTTGTTTTGTGTTACTCCTGGAGCATTTGTCTCGccatttttctgttgtcagtTATTAGTCTACGCCATTGTCTCTGAAATTTTACTTTGCTGCTGAATGTGCTTCATTCAGTTTATTCATtacattgttgttgctgttgttgttctttgtGTCATCTTCCAGTCTTGAATCACACGGAAACACAATTGTTTCTTTTCATCCATCTTCAGACAATATTCAAATATCTTATCTCAGCACTTCgtaaaactgctgttttcctTCTTTGATACCAGGACTGCGTCACTGACcaactcttcctcctctgatctcttttctttcacatttttttttcttcctttcccttCCCCAACATAATTTTCTGTTACCTTTACTACTCCACATTCTTTGGATTATTTTTCCCATTCCTTCTTCACCATTATTTCTACAAATTCATCTGAAGAAACAGCAGTTGAGCGAAGCACAGCAGCAAGAACACTGCCTGCTGGTTACCCTCACAAACCTGTCTTTCCAACCAGACCTTACCCACCATGGTCGACTGCTCCTATTACCGTCCCTGGCCAAACAAGGCCAGGAGTGGGGGGTTCCGTCGCCTCTACCGATTCACCGGCAGGCTCACCAGCTGCTTCTCCATTGAAATCTACCTGGCCCCTCTCCTCCCCGTCACCTGCATGCCCTGCAACTATCAAAGCCACCCTTGGAGCTCCACCACCAGTACCTACCCTGTCATCCCCAGTTAAATCAATTAGCGACATAGTGTCCTCATCCCCCATCAGGTCTTACAGGACTATGCCTTCACCCATTAAAACCGTTGTCCAGCAGGGTCAATACCCTGTCCAGGCATCTGCCAGCCTTGTGTCCTCTGGAAGCCCATGTAAACCTGCCACAGATCCAGCATCCATCAAGAACCTTGCTTCGGCATACACATCAAGGACTTCCCCACTTCACTCAATATCCAATGGTCCTGTGCCAGAGAGGTCATCAGCTCCTATTACTGCTCCTGCATCGCCAAAGACACCTTACAACATGTACAATGCTAATCTGCCTTTTAAAACTGCCCTTGGGTCCACAGTTGTGACAGATGCAGTGGCACCTAACCTTCCTTCTGGTAAAAGCATATCCAGCCTGTCCTCTTTGAAAACCTCTGTAGATTCAACACTCTCATCCCGAGGAGGGAGAACATCCCTTTCGTCTCTCTCTTCAACTGGGCAGACAACCATTGCTTCCTCAGAACTGTCCATGATGAACGGATCAGTATCACCTGTCAAATATCCATCCTCTTCGTCCACGCCATCCTCCCCTTCTTCTCGTCTTATCTCTGAGAGGAGTAGCAGCCTTCAGGAGAGGATTCAGGCTACCACCCAAGCAGCAACATCTGGTGTTAGTGCAGCCATAAATGAAGCTATAGACTCATACTCAGTCTCAGGCTACGGCACTCTTAAAACACAGTCCTCCTCACGTAGATCTGCAACAGCAAGCTCTGCTTACGGTTCCATGAGATCTGTAGTTGCTTCCCCCAGTTCAGCAGTTTCATCTAATACGGTGACTGTACCTGTGTACTCATTAGTAAACGTCATCCCAGAGACCCCTGTCAAACCAGGGCCAGGGTCTCTCAAAATGGCATTGCCTGATTCCCCTCGTCCCTCATCCTCgtcatcttcctctctgtcttcctgtgttaccacatcaaaaataaattccCAATTGAAATCCCCCCCGTTCATCACACCACCTATTATCCACCCAACAGCAGCCTCCAACCAGGAAATACTAAAAGATGTAGCAGACATGAAAGAGGATCTGATCAGAATGTCAGCAAtcctacagacagacacacagacagcagccaaAACTGTCCAAACATCAAATACTGGCACTCCCAAAGAGACCAAGTTAGAGGATGAAGAGCCATTTACTCTAGttgagaaagtgaaagaagatTTAGTGAAAGTCAGTGAAATATTACAGAAAGATATCATGAGTGAAGGTAAGGCCATTGCAGGTAAAGAGAGACCCTCAGAGGATGAATGGGAGGAATTTTCCAAAGATGAGATTGAGGAGGCACAAAGAAGTACCCTCACAGACTATTACCCACTGTTTGATGAAAACACGCTCCTTCTCAAGCACCAATCCATGTCAAGCAAAGACCTAGAGTTAGCTAAAGTAGTAGACTTTTTAACAAATGACTTTGGTGCTAATTCTCTCTCCAAAATGACAGAGTTGAAATGTAAGTATGAGGAGGCGACAAAAAGGGAaggggaggaaaaacaaaaacgtgTTCTTAAACCATCTATGTCGATACAAGAGCACAAACTCAAAATGCCTCCACCAGTCTCAGGCATGCTCAGATCTCCCTCAGAGAAGGACCTAAGCAAACTTGCTGAGTCATATCAGGGGTCTGAGACTATTTTGGAATCACCTGAGGACCTGTCTCATGAGCAGGATAAAAGTCCCCTGTCAGACAGCGGGTTTGAGACCAGGAGTGAAAAGACACCCTCTGCTCCTCAGAGTGCAGAGAGCACAGGACCTAAGCCCTTATTCACAGATTCACCCATCCCTCCCTGTGTGACTGAGACCAGGACTGAAGTGGTCCACATTAGGAGCTATGAGCAGCCTGACGATCCTTGTGAGCCTCTCCTGATGGAGGAGGCAGCATCTGCCCCTCCTTCTATAGAGCCAGATCCAGCTTCAATAAGCTCTACCAAAGCCCTACAGATGAAAATGCCGGAAGAGGACTCCATGATGAACAAAAGTGTGTGTCTTAAAGAGGAAACTCATATCACCACTACCACTAGAATGGTGTATCACAAGCCACAACTGACTGATGGCGCAGAGATTAGAGAGGAGGGTATGTCGGTCAGTGATATCATGAAAGCTTTCCAGTCAGGTAGGGACCCATCTAAAGAACTGGCAGGCCTTTTTGAACACAAGGCTAGCCAGGATTCTGTCAAAGGTGATGAGCTGACTCCTAGATTTCTAGATAGAGACATTAAATCCAAACCTAAAGTCGAGAGGATAATTGAGGTTCATATCGAAAAGGGCCACAGCACAACAGAGCCAACTGAGGTTATTATCAGGGAAACCAAAAAACACCCTGAGCTTTATGTCTACAAGGGGGACCGTGGAATTAGGGAACTTACTGATTACGATGAGGCCcaacaggaagaagaggagctCACTGCTGAAGAATCCCTGCCCTCCTTCCTAGAAACATCTCGCGTTAACACCCCAGTGTCACAGGAGGAAGACAGTCGCCCAAGTTCTGCTCAATTGATGGCAGATGATTCATATAAAGCCCTGAAACTGTTGAGCCAGCACTCTATAGAGTACTGTGATGATGAGCTGTCAGAGATCAGAGGCGAGTCGTATAGGTTTGCTGAGAAAATGCTACTGTCAGAGAAACTTGATGTGTCTTCAATGTCTCACTCTGACACAGAGGATTCAGCAATGATGACTGACAAGAGCCGGCACCTAATTCATGAGGAGAATGGTAGCCGTGGCGCTGAGAGCATGAGTCAGCAGCAAGGAAGCCCCAAAAGAGAGTTTGTCTCCAAGTCATCAAAAGATGGGTCCCCTAAATCTGGTAAATTCTTGCACAGGGAGGAACCATCTCCGTTTGATAAAGTGACAGTGCTCCATTACTCCACAGATCAGGGCAGCCCCAAGCATGCTGTTTGGATGCGATTTACAGAGGATAAACATGACAGAAGCAGGGATAAGCTCCTTTATGAGGATAGGGTGGACCAAACTGTAAAGGAAGCTGAAGAAAAACTCTGTGAGGTATCTCAGTTCTTCCGTGACAAAACAGAGAAGCTCAATGATGAGTTGCAGTCCCCTGAGAAAAAGCCAATGAGACGAGAGGTAAAGGAACCCAGATCCTGGCCTAGCTCAGCATGCAGTAGCCCTGAGAAAACGCAGCAGAAATCTAAGGCAGGAGAAGAGGTGTTCAGTAAAAGCAAACTCAGGGAGCCTTCggttgttaaaatgtttgggAGCACCCcaacaactgaaaagaaaagctctAGCTTACCAAGCAGCCCCCAGAAGAGCGTTCTCTCTCATACCAGTGACgataaaattaaacaacaaactaAGACAAGTGAATCTGCACCCTCTTCTCCTGCTCATGTAAAATCAACATCGAAAGTCAGTGCTGTGAGGATGAAGTTTGAATCTGAGGCTCAGAAACAAAGTCAGTCTAGTCCAACCAAAGTTCCTCCTCCAGTGCAGCCAAAACCTTCAATAAAGAAATTACAGGAGAGCAAACTTCCCGTTTATCAGTTTTTTGCAGGAGGAAAAGCATCAAAAGTGTCTGAAGCATCAGAAGATGAAACCTTTAAAAAGGATGTTGAGCAGGATAAATGTGATGCCACAGACAGCAGTAAACCTGCTGTGATATCAACATCCAAAGCCCCAAAACATATAGGAGAAAAACTGCCGAACAAAAATATCCCAGAGGCCTCGTTGCGAAGACCAATTAGTGAAACTGAGAATGACAAAGCAACTGCTAAAGGGAAAGATGTCCATTCCAGTGTTACTCAGGAATTTAAAGAAAGCAATAAAGTCCAGAAAGTTCAGACATCTATTGTTCATGATGCTGTTAGATTACTAGAGAAAGAGAGTGATGCTAAAAAATAccaacaaattacaaaaagtgAGTCTGCTTCCAAAGAAGTAATAGCTGAGCTGCCCAAAAAAGATGGCGAGGAACCACTAAACAAAAATctcagaaaaaagacagaatctCAAATTCCTATAAGAACAGCATCCTCTACTTTAGATAATGACCtcacaaagaaacagacaatAATTAAACCTTCACAGATACCTACATTATCTAAAAGCAAAATACAGATGAGTCTTGAGACAACCCCagcaaaaacagatgaaaatctAACCTTTGAAATTCTAGATAATGCACCCAAAGACTCCAACTCCAATAATCTTCCTAGCCCTAGAGAAATGCTGGAAAATGTCATAAACCCTCCAGCTGCTACAACAACCAAAGAGAACTTCAAGGGCATCAAAACATTACCTGTTTATGTCGGTGTTCAGGtgggcaggcaggcagagagggaggccAAAGGAGCACTGTACACAGTCAAACAGAAATCAAACTCAGCAATCAGCCCCATAAGCCCAGATGATGACACACTAGAACAGGTGTCTTTCATAGACAGCTCAGGGAAAAGCCCCCTTACACCAGAGACCCCCAGCTCTGAGGAAGTCAGCTATGACCTCACAGTCAGGACACCTGATGGCTTTATGGGATTCATGCCAGGGAAACCCAGTCCCATCCTGGAGGTATCTGAGGAATCAGAGGAGGATGACCAAGGcaaagtttttttctcttttaaagaGGCCCTGCCAGAAAGGAAAACTGATATTCATGCCACCCAAGCAGACCTTGCTAATGCTAATAAGcaagaaacagaaatgaatgataACCTGCAGGAATTAACAAATAGATTCAATCAGCAAGTAACAACAGCCAATGGCGAGTATGAGGAAATTACAGGCCAGGAGCATCAAGAAGTTTCAAAAGACAAAGGTATCGCATATATTGAattccctccccctcctcctctggacTCAGCTTCAGAAATTTCAGACCCAGAAAGGAAAGGTTCCTGTGCCTCttcagagactgagacagaaatgATGGAAGTAAACTTACAGGAAGAACACGACAGGTATCTGCTGACTGAGCCAATTATACGAATCCAACCCCCTTCCCCGGTGCCTCCTGGGGAAGATGACAGTCAGTCAAACGGTGATgaaggagatgatgatgagtcaATCTTTCAACCAATTCCTTGCAAGAAATTTACTTTCAAAGTtcctgaggaggaagaggaaaagaagaaagataagGAAAAGGCGACTAAAtccaaaaaacatgacaaaaatggAAACAACAAAGAACTTAATGGTGGGACCAATGGCTCCAATGGTTCTTATGGCTCCAATGGCTCCAATGGTTCCAATGGTTCTAATGACAAAGGAGAGGACTATGAATAtgaacaaaatggaaatgatcAATCGATAACAGACTGTTCAATAGCCACAACAGCTGAATTTTCTCATGACACAGATGCAACGGAGATAGACTCCCTAGATGGATATGAACTtcaggatgaggatgatggcCTGTGTGAGCAGGCAGATTTACGGTTGTTTGGTCTTCCAGACAGCCGAAGAGATGTCTGGGCAACAGACACTTTTAGGTCCACTGACCGCTCTTTTCCCCAGACCAAACTTGAAGTTATTGAAGAGGAGAAAACCCCAGAAGAATGTCAAAAGGACACTTTCAAAAAAGATACCCCTTCAAATGGTGGTAAACCTGATGCTGTTAGTAAAGATGGGGTTACAAGTCAGGAACAAAAACCCTCAGATAAAGAGGGATTTTCAGACACTTACTTTAGTTATAAGTTAGAGGAGGAGTTTAACTCTCCCTTTAAGACTGTTGCCACTAAAGGGCTGGACTTTGACCCCTGGTCCAGTAAAGGTGGAGAAGAAGATATCGTTGACATGGGAGGGACACGGGGAAGCAATGGTGAGCCTAAGCCTTTTGGACTAGCAGTGGACGAACAGTCTCAGGCTACGACACCAGACACTACCCCAGCCCGAACACCAACAGACGATAGTACGCCGACAAGCGAGCCAAATCCATTCCCCTTCCATGAAGGGAAGATGTTTGAGATGACACGCAGTGGTGCGATTGACATGAGCAAGAGGGACATGGTGGAGGAGAGGCTCCAGTTTTTTCAGATTGGTGAGCATTACTACTCGGCGGGCAGGTACAGTGTCAGAGAATCAGAGGTAGACGCCTCCTCACAACACAGGGATCAGTTTAGTACTCAGGATCCCACAGATACCTCAATAGTTCCTCAAGTCTCCATTCAGACTACCACTGTCCAGTTAGAAATATCAAATATGGCTGGCAGTTACAGCACATGCAGAGACTCAACTTCTAACACTGAGCCTTCATTCTCCACTTTTAGAACAGGATTCAAGTTGTCATCTGATAAAACTTATGATGCATCAAATAACAGTTCTAAATGTAGAACAACAGGCACCTTTGATAATATAACCTCAGGATCAACTGTAGATAGTTCTTACTCTGTAACCTCAAACTACACAGATTGTGCTAATTTGAATACATCAGGCATGACAGATTATTATTCAAATCACAGAATTCCTTCAGGTATGTCCAAACAGAACGACCATTTGGATTGGATCTCAAAAAATCAGAACACTTGTTACCAAAGCACAGATCATTCTTTCGCACCTTCACAACAGATAAGCAATCCCCAAACATGGAGCAGCAATACCAGTAGCAACATCCCTGTTTCCCATTATGTCCATTCAGATGTCGCTCAGGCTGGCAGTATTGTGTTTAACATGTTGTCCTCCTCGGGACTGCAGGAGATCAGCAGGATAGAGGCGTCCTTCAACCAGCTAGAGGTGAACAGCAGGGAAGGCAGGGTTTGTCCtaatgtagcaataacaaacaCGGCAGCCAAAGAGGTCAAACCCCAGATATGCAAGTCCAGGTTACCAGTGAGGGTGCACAGAAGCAAACTATGCAGCCAAAGTCGAACAATAGTGAAAGACAAGGCACAAGAAAATGCTG comes from the Seriola aureovittata isolate HTS-2021-v1 ecotype China chromosome 21, ASM2101889v1, whole genome shotgun sequence genome and includes:
- the LOC130162078 gene encoding ankyrin-3-like isoform X10, whose product is MAHAASQLKKKADENLNAAEDEKEKKKARKRSREVKKKTDVNACYLRAARAGNLEKALDYLKNGVDINICNQNGLNALHLASKEGHVEVVAELIKQGANVDAATKKGNTALHIASLAGQSEVVKELVTHGANVNAQSQNGFTPLYMAAQENHLEVVQFLLDNGSSQSIATEDGFTPLAVALQQGHDQVVSLLLENDTKGKVRLPALHIAARKDDTKAAALLLQNDHNADVESKMMVNRTTESGFTPLHIAAHYGNINVATLLLNRGAAVDFKARNDITPLHVASKRGNSNMVRLLLERGAKIDARTKDGLTPLHCGARSGHEQVVEMLLDRGAPILSKTKNGLSPLHMATQGDHLNCVQLLLHHEVPVDDVTNDYLTALHVAAHCGHYKVAKVIVDKKANPNAKALNGFTPLHIACKKNRVKVMELLLKHGASIQAVTESGLTPIHVAAFMGHENIVHQLISHGASPNTSNVRGETALHMAARAGQSNVVRYLVQNGARVDAKAKDDQTPLHISSRLGKQDIVHQLLANGACPDATTNSGYTPLHLAAREGHRDIAAALLDQGASLGITTKKGFTPLHVAAKYGKIEVANLLLQKSAQADAAGKSGLTPLHVAAHYDNQKVALLLLNQGASPHAAAKNGYTPLHIAAKKNQMEITTTLLEYGASTNTVTRQGITPLHLAAQEGNVDIVTLLLARDAPVNMGNKSGLTPLHLAAQEDKVNVAEVLVNQGATIDPETKLGYTPLHVACHYGNVKMVNFLLKNQAKVNAKTKNGYTPLHQASQQGHTHIINLLLHHGASPNELTANGNSALSIARRLGYISVVDTLKVVTEETLTTQTVTEKHKMNVPETMNEVLDMSDDEGDDAMTGDTDKYLAPQDLRELGDDSLPQEGYMGFSVGARSQSLRSFSSDRSNTLNRSSFTRDSMMIEEMLAPNKEMHLAVAKDFDSESLRRYSWTADALDNVNLVSSPIHSGFLVSFMVDARGGSMRGSRHNGMRIIIPPRKCTAPTRITCRLVKRHKLASPPPMVEGEGLASRLVEVGPAGAQFLGPVIVEIPHFGSMRGQERELILLRSDNGETWKEHLYDCKTDDLNQLLNGMDEELDSPEELERKRICRIITKDFPQYFAVVSRIRQETNQMGPEGGTLCSRSVPLVQASFPEGALTKKIKVGLQAQPVPDDTVKKILGNRATFSPIVTVEPRRRKFHKPITMTIPVPPLSGEGLTNGYKGDCTPCLRLLCSITGGTSPAQWEDITGTTPLTFVNDCVSFTTNVSARFWLADCHQIPETVALATQLYRELICVPYMAKFVVFAKMNDPVESRLRCFCMTDDKVDKTLEQQENFEEVARSKDIEVLEGRPIYVDCYGNLAPLAKAGQQLVLNFYAFKENRLPFCVKVRDPSQEACGRLTFLKECKTIKGLPQTAVCNLNITLPAVKKEMESDAEDETEKPERRHTFASLALRKRYSYLAEPALKTAVERSTAARTLPAGYPHKPVFPTRPYPPWSTAPITVPGQTRPGVGGSVASTDSPAGSPAASPLKSTWPLSSPSPACPATIKATLGAPPPVPTLSSPVKSISDIVSSSPIRSYRTMPSPIKTVVQQGQYPVQASASLVSSGSPCKPATDPASIKNLASAYTSRTSPLHSISNGPVPERSSAPITAPASPKTPYNMYNANLPFKTALGSTVVTDAVAPNLPSGKSISSLSSLKTSVDSTLSSRGGRTSLSSLSSTGQTTIASSELSMMNGSVSPVKYPSSSSTPSSPSSRLISERSSSLQERIQATTQAATSGVSAAINEAIDSYSVSGYGTLKTQSSSRRSATASSAYGSMRSVVASPSSAVSSNTVTVPVYSLVNVIPETPVKPGPGSLKMALPDSPRPSSSSSSSLSSCVTTSKINSQLKSPPFITPPIIHPTAASNQEILKDVADMKEDLIRMSAILQTDTQTAAKTVQTSNTGTPKETKLEDEEPFTLVEKVKEDLVKVSEILQKDIMSEGKAIAGKERPSEDEWEEFSKDEIEEAQRSTLTDYYPLFDENTLLLKHQSMSSKDLELAKVVDFLTNDFGANSLSKMTELKCKYEEATKREGEEKQKRVLKPSMSIQEHKLKMPPPVSGMLRSPSEKDLSKLAESYQGSETILESPEDLSHEQDKSPLSDSGFETRSEKTPSAPQSAESTGPKPLFTDSPIPPCVTETRTEVVHIRSYEQPDDPCEPLLMEEAASAPPSIEPDPASISSTKALQMKMPEEDSMMNKSVCLKEETHITTTTRMVYHKPQLTDGAEIREEGMSVSDIMKAFQSGRDPSKELAGLFEHKASQDSVKGDELTPRFLDRDIKSKPKVERIIEVHIEKGHSTTEPTEVIIRETKKHPELYVYKGDRGIRELTDYDEAQQEEEELTAEESLPSFLETSRVNTPVSQEEDSRPSSAQLMADDSYKALKLLSQHSIEYCDDELSEIRGESYRFAEKMLLSEKLDVSSMSHSDTEDSAMMTDKSRHLIHEENGSRGAESMSQQQGSPKREFVSKSSKDGSPKSGKFLHREEPSPFDKVTVLHYSTDQGSPKHAVWMRFTEDKHDRSRDKLLYEDRVDQTVKEAEEKLCEVSQFFRDKTEKLNDELQSPEKKPMRREVKEPRSWPSSACSSPEKTQQKSKAGEEVFSKSKLREPSVVKMFGSTPTTEKKSSSLPSSPQKSVLSHTSDDKIKQQTKTSESAPSSPAHVKSTSKVSAVRMKFESEAQKQSQSSPTKVPPPVQPKPSIKKLQESKLPVYQFFAGGKASKVSEASEDETFKKDVEQDKCDATDSSKPAVISTSKAPKHIGEKLPNKNIPEASLRRPISETENDKATAKGKDVHSSVTQEFKESNKVQKVQTSIVHDAVRLLEKESDAKKYQQITKSESASKEVIAELPKKDGEEPLNKNLRKKTESQIPIRTASSTLDNDLTKKQTIIKPSQIPTLSKSKIQMSLETTPAKTDENLTFEILDNAPKDSNSNNLPSPREMLENVINPPAATTTKENFKGIKTLPVYVGVQVGRQAEREAKGALYTVKQKSNSAISPISPDDDTLEQVSFIDSSGKSPLTPETPSSEEVSYDLTVRTPDGFMGFMPGKPSPILEVSEESEEDDQGKVFFSFKEALPERKTDIHATQADLANANKQETEMNDNLQELTNRFNQQVTTANGEYEEITGQEHQEVSKDKGIAYIEFPPPPPLDSASEISDPERKGSCASSETETEMMEVNLQEEHDRYLLTEPIIRIQPPSPVPPGEDDSQSNGDEGDDDESIFQPIPCKKFTFKVPEEEEEKKKDKEKATKSKKHDKNGNNKELNGGTNGSNGSYGSNGSNGSNGSNDKGEDYEYEQNGNDQSITDCSIATTAEFSHDTDATEIDSLDGYELQDEDDGLCEQADLRLFGLPDSRRDVWATDTFRSTDRSFPQTKLEVIEEEKTPEECQKDTFKKDTPSNGGKPDAVSKDGVTSQEQKPSDKEGFSDTYFSYKLEEEFNSPFKTVATKGLDFDPWSSKGGEEDIVDMGGTRGSNGEPKPFGLAVDEQSQATTPDTTPARTPTDDSTPTSEPNPFPFHEGKMFEMTRSGAIDMSKRDMVEERLQFFQIGEHYYSAGRYSVRESEVDASSQHRDQFSTQDPTDTSIVPQVSIQTTTVQLEISNMAGSYSTCRDSTSNTEPSFSTFRTGFKLSSDKTYDASNNSSKCRTTGTFDNITSGSTVDSSYSVTSNYTDCANLNTSGMTDYYSNHRIPSGMSKQNDHLDWISKNQNTCYQSTDHSFAPSQQISNPQTWSSNTSSNIPVSHYVHSDVAQAGSIVFNMLSSSGLQEISRIEASFNQLEVNSREGRVCPNVAITNTAAKEVKPQICKSRLPVRVHRSKLCSQSRTIVKDKAQENADKLKVREHAMHKVRERLDPFENLFPKSRIPVMKAIKYPSFSREQKQVRTKSAVSDTSIKTSRGNKLLTKSRSSTEQRYSSVKTPRRSSTNETGRKSSVVISKNFKTRSITSQVAIPMDQTIPKEADTKLEGKTLPTEDEESCSLSTTRNTSLSEPSKASRSSCPSRTSTSTSTTTSTPSARDVKAEVEQASSERMRRSRRKSRRTHGGKEQKEEGSQVDQPITAPVTENETSPQSPCERTDLRMAIVADHLGLSWTELARELDFSVDEINFIRVENPNSLTAQSFMLLKKWVHRDGKNATTDALTAVLTKINRLDIVTLLEGPIFDYGNISGTRCFADDNAVFPDQSDGYHNIDLELQTPTELNYEPPTPLRSDDFFSEGDASLDSPSKTTLTRPSDLSLTQTTSTISSDPLTVAPAPGPCGSVPPIVGAEDTALTTGEKVEDKLVSYERPDNDRRAVEKSGTEELKAGPVVGLERNQKEDAVSDVAQGNGRREEEEEEEEEEEMTQERLQSLLEDIKLEGGLEDEEMTEERVNAILEQVRQAEKVMCSVPGWRGEMSDTIAESSLHGTQEGSPDSMEQPQAQADRQNGGQTDAAWEGKEKEAKKKGSQEDGSTAGPSRGREEGGDRSQHKVQGRVRAEESGSDEETTVTTRVYRRRVILKGEEAKNIPGESVTEEQFTDEDGNLVTRKVIRKVVRRVFNSEERRESESETVTEEGAGAGGVGGGVADAPSAGAAAAAAGGGGGGGGASGGKGKRRGKRSRQGHKAEKSGEEAQRGKNEPGDGANKKQGKRSQS